A window of Cohnella herbarum contains these coding sequences:
- a CDS encoding DUF3502 domain-containing protein: MKKFKRISVLLLAMVLVIGLAACSGNKKANVGGNAANSESKKPSAEAGAIDTSEFVKISYVILGDKPKNGQFDAALKEVNKIMKEKINAELEWKWVEWADWQTKYNLLLASGEAIDLITIGTDWLDTWGNAQRGAFKNLDDLLPKYAPQTWESIPPENWAQSKYDGKIVLIPEDAYTQWVNHGFFYRGDWAKEAGITDPIKDWDGMEKYMQFVKDNKQGVIPWDSQGGTSTFGGWVQSYTGNLELPLSTGYLPVFASKSEDEKYTVVSPVFEDTMINFAAKMKSWADKGFWREDVLNYKGDTRTLLKGGLTGVDQHHTQTFATLRVDMDREQPGSELQMYPFSRTSGNLPELSITHGGTSLGAHSKNPERALMAYDLIRNDEKVYRLLNYGIEGVQYEIKDGKRVRPASYDPKQHEFYSDFWGGRVDKLEIPSDTTWDQVEETLYAEYDKIKKTYAYGQFVFDKTPIEAEFAAISQVTGEMGPAITYGKAGDPVKAVEAFRAKLKAAGYDKIMAELQKQLDAYKKLIEG, translated from the coding sequence ATGAAGAAATTCAAGAGGATTTCCGTTCTGCTGCTCGCGATGGTGCTCGTTATCGGTCTTGCGGCATGTTCAGGGAACAAGAAGGCTAACGTCGGCGGCAATGCGGCTAATTCGGAGAGCAAGAAGCCTTCGGCCGAAGCCGGAGCCATCGATACTTCCGAATTCGTGAAGATCAGCTACGTCATTCTCGGAGATAAACCGAAGAACGGACAATTCGACGCGGCGCTGAAAGAAGTCAACAAGATCATGAAGGAGAAGATCAACGCGGAGCTGGAATGGAAATGGGTAGAGTGGGCCGATTGGCAGACGAAATACAACCTCCTGCTAGCCTCCGGGGAAGCGATAGACTTGATTACGATCGGGACCGACTGGCTCGATACTTGGGGGAACGCGCAGCGGGGCGCCTTCAAAAACCTTGACGATCTGCTGCCGAAGTACGCGCCGCAAACCTGGGAGTCTATCCCGCCGGAAAATTGGGCCCAGAGCAAATACGACGGTAAAATCGTTCTCATTCCGGAGGACGCTTATACCCAATGGGTCAACCATGGCTTCTTCTATCGAGGGGACTGGGCGAAGGAGGCAGGCATAACCGATCCGATCAAGGATTGGGATGGAATGGAGAAATACATGCAGTTCGTGAAGGACAACAAGCAAGGCGTTATTCCTTGGGATTCTCAAGGCGGAACGAGCACGTTCGGCGGTTGGGTCCAATCTTATACGGGAAATTTGGAGCTACCGCTCTCCACGGGGTATTTGCCGGTGTTCGCTTCGAAAAGCGAAGACGAGAAATATACGGTCGTGAGTCCGGTATTCGAAGACACGATGATCAACTTCGCCGCGAAAATGAAAAGCTGGGCGGATAAAGGGTTCTGGCGCGAGGACGTATTGAATTACAAGGGAGACACGCGTACGTTGCTGAAAGGCGGATTAACCGGCGTCGATCAGCATCATACCCAGACGTTCGCAACTTTACGCGTAGATATGGATCGCGAACAACCGGGATCGGAGCTGCAGATGTATCCGTTCTCCAGAACGAGCGGCAACTTGCCCGAGCTATCGATTACGCACGGCGGCACGTCGCTGGGCGCTCATAGCAAGAACCCCGAACGGGCGCTTATGGCGTACGATCTCATCCGCAACGACGAGAAGGTATACCGTCTGCTCAACTATGGAATAGAAGGCGTTCAATACGAGATCAAGGACGGCAAGCGGGTTCGTCCGGCCAGCTATGATCCGAAGCAGCACGAGTTTTACTCCGACTTCTGGGGCGGGCGCGTGGATAAGCTGGAAATCCCGAGCGATACGACATGGGATCAAGTGGAAGAGACCTTGTATGCCGAGTACGACAAAATCAAGAAAACGTACGCGTACGGTCAGTTCGTCTTTGATAAAACGCCGATCGAAGCCGAGTTCGCGGCTATTTCCCAGGTGACCGGAGAGATGGGGCCGGCGATCACTTACGGCAAAGCCGGAGATCCGGTCAAAGCCGTCGAGGCTTTCCGCGCCAAGCTGAAGGCCGCCGGTTACGACAAAATCATGGCGGAACTCCAGAAGCAACTGGATGCTTATAAGAAGCTGATCGAAGGATAA
- a CDS encoding ABC transporter substrate-binding protein translates to MRDRIRKLLCVCAIGSMAIGIAGCGWVADQLDGRGTPDQAQVRETPVKLVWYHHFREEGARKWLEIGTRRFTESHPNVTFEIIATDGNTYMSALHNLAAVERMPDIYMVDSIQAQQEFIEAGYAMDLTGKPLVEGLNKEDLRGVRTRDGKIWALPLDRNGIGVFYNKRAFAKANIRNVPETWSEFIAVCRKLQQAGIQPIAAGYKDIWTLTADIQPDVVASGVQDPTWIQDIEAGRSSYADDRGGLKGVLRRLAERFAYVGDDPFSTGWTDALGMLASGQAAMILNGTWTIDGVRSYNPDAEIGLFAFPPSEDPTDAKFAMKSTGGIVLNPKSRHSDIALEVAKFFSTPEMAAVYQDKKKGISIMADSPIDFDPAYVELDQRYLKPGKTFDYSIFYPEIVNQELLVAYQNELTLFLYDPEHDVDKCIRALDEAFNRVRPLKK, encoded by the coding sequence ATGAGAGACCGAATCCGGAAGCTACTGTGCGTCTGTGCGATAGGTTCCATGGCGATCGGAATCGCGGGTTGCGGTTGGGTGGCGGATCAGCTGGACGGACGCGGTACTCCCGATCAAGCTCAAGTCCGCGAAACGCCGGTCAAGTTAGTGTGGTATCACCATTTTCGCGAAGAGGGCGCCCGGAAATGGCTGGAAATCGGAACGAGACGATTTACGGAGTCGCATCCTAACGTAACGTTCGAGATTATTGCCACGGATGGCAATACCTATATGAGCGCGCTTCATAATCTGGCCGCGGTAGAGAGAATGCCGGATATCTATATGGTCGACAGCATTCAGGCGCAGCAAGAATTCATAGAAGCCGGTTATGCTATGGATCTGACGGGAAAACCGTTAGTCGAGGGATTGAATAAGGAAGATTTAAGAGGCGTTCGAACGCGGGACGGCAAAATATGGGCTTTGCCTTTAGACCGAAACGGAATCGGCGTGTTCTACAACAAAAGGGCGTTCGCCAAAGCGAACATCCGCAACGTTCCCGAAACTTGGAGCGAATTCATTGCCGTATGCAGAAAACTGCAACAAGCGGGAATTCAGCCGATTGCGGCAGGTTACAAAGATATATGGACGTTAACGGCGGACATTCAGCCGGATGTCGTAGCAAGCGGCGTACAGGATCCGACTTGGATTCAGGATATCGAAGCGGGAAGATCATCTTACGCCGATGATAGAGGCGGTCTCAAAGGAGTGTTGAGGCGGCTAGCGGAGAGGTTTGCGTATGTGGGAGACGATCCGTTTAGCACGGGGTGGACCGATGCGCTAGGCATGCTTGCATCCGGTCAAGCCGCGATGATCCTGAACGGTACTTGGACGATAGACGGAGTACGTTCTTACAACCCGGATGCGGAGATCGGTTTATTCGCTTTTCCGCCTTCCGAAGATCCGACGGACGCCAAATTCGCGATGAAGTCGACCGGCGGAATCGTGTTGAATCCGAAATCGCGACATTCCGATATCGCCTTGGAGGTAGCGAAGTTTTTCTCGACCCCGGAGATGGCGGCGGTCTACCAAGATAAGAAGAAAGGGATATCCATAATGGCCGATTCTCCCATCGACTTCGATCCTGCATACGTAGAATTGGATCAACGCTACTTAAAGCCGGGCAAGACGTTCGATTATTCGATCTTCTATCCGGAGATCGTCAACCAGGAGCTTCTCGTCGCTTATCAGAACGAGTTAACTTTGTTTCTCTACGACCCGGAGCATGACGTGGACAAATGCATTCGGGCGTTGGACGAGGCCTTCAACCGCGTTCGTCCTTTGAAGAAGTGA